One part of the Mariniflexile litorale genome encodes these proteins:
- a CDS encoding ATP-binding domain-containing protein, with protein MTSSEFYSLIKQQFPFQPTIKQNIVLQQLAEFIFNKAPNTLYLLKGYAGTGKTTIVGTIVNNLWKAKRSAVLMAPTGRAAKVISNYSGKEAFTIHKKIYFPKKEKGGGVSFVLQPNKHKNTIFIVDEASMIPDTPGDSKLFENGSLLDDLMQYVYSGHQCKLLLIGDTAQLPPVKLDLSPALDENTLALNYNKEVTRMELDEVVRQEQDSGILANATVLREALSNGINDAFKFDLADFKDIVRLIDGYEIMDAINDAYSDLGNEETAIIVRSNKRANLYNQQIRNRILFNESELSTGDYLMVVKNNYFWIKPTTEAGFIANGDIIEVLEIFSIIELYGFRFAEVKVRMVDYPKMPPFETVLLLDTIESETPSLSYEDSNRLYQEVMKDFESETSNYKKFLKVKASKHFNALQVKFSYAITCHKSQGGQWNTVFVEQPYLPNGIDKEYLRWLYTAVTRAKEKLYLIGFKDVFFEEPQGY; from the coding sequence ATGACTTCATCCGAATTTTATTCCCTTATAAAACAGCAGTTTCCATTTCAACCCACCATAAAACAAAATATTGTTTTGCAACAACTAGCAGAATTTATTTTTAATAAGGCTCCAAACACACTTTATCTGCTTAAAGGCTATGCGGGTACAGGTAAAACTACCATTGTTGGCACCATAGTTAATAATTTATGGAAAGCAAAAAGAAGTGCTGTATTAATGGCTCCAACAGGTAGAGCGGCGAAAGTAATCTCTAATTATTCCGGAAAAGAAGCCTTTACCATTCATAAAAAAATATATTTTCCAAAAAAAGAAAAGGGCGGAGGCGTTTCATTTGTATTGCAACCCAATAAGCATAAGAATACTATTTTTATCGTAGATGAAGCCTCTATGATTCCAGATACACCTGGAGATTCAAAATTATTTGAAAATGGCTCGTTGTTAGACGATTTAATGCAATATGTATATTCTGGTCATCAATGTAAATTACTTTTAATAGGGGATACAGCACAATTACCACCGGTAAAGTTAGATTTAAGTCCAGCCCTAGATGAAAATACCTTGGCTTTAAATTATAATAAAGAAGTAACTAGAATGGAATTGGATGAAGTCGTGAGGCAAGAACAAGATTCTGGAATTCTAGCAAATGCTACAGTATTGCGTGAAGCATTATCAAATGGTATAAATGATGCGTTTAAATTCGATTTAGCAGACTTTAAGGACATTGTAAGACTTATTGATGGATATGAAATCATGGATGCTATAAACGATGCTTATAGCGATTTAGGAAATGAAGAAACAGCCATAATTGTTCGTAGTAACAAGCGTGCTAATTTGTACAACCAACAAATAAGGAATCGTATTTTATTTAATGAAAGCGAATTGTCTACAGGCGATTATTTGATGGTTGTTAAGAATAATTATTTTTGGATTAAGCCTACTACCGAAGCAGGTTTTATAGCTAATGGTGATATTATTGAGGTACTTGAAATTTTTAGTATTATAGAATTATATGGGTTTCGCTTCGCGGAAGTTAAAGTACGTATGGTTGATTACCCAAAAATGCCTCCTTTTGAAACAGTTTTGTTATTAGACACTATCGAATCTGAAACACCTTCATTATCCTATGAAGACTCGAATAGATTGTACCAAGAAGTCATGAAAGATTTTGAAAGTGAAACGAGCAATTACAAAAAGTTTTTAAAAGTAAAAGCAAGCAAACATTTTAATGCATTGCAGGTTAAATTCTCGTATGCTATAACCTGTCATAAATCACAGGGAGGTCAGTGGAACACAGTGTTTGTAGAACAACCTTATTTACCCAATGGAATCGATAAGGAATATTTACGTTGGCTTTACACAGCTGTTACAAGAGCCAAAGAGAAATTGTATCTTATTGGTTTTAAAGATGTTTTTTTTGAAGAGCCTCAAGGTTATTAA
- a CDS encoding biopolymer transporter ExbD produces MRHSKLMPEVNAGSMADIAFLLLIFFLVTATISSDEGINRVLPEACPPGIDCISSVNENNMLRIVINNEDEIMVGKEIISIEALKDITKNFIDNNADGSCTYCTGEKTLNASKNPKEAVISLENGKQTSYKQFILVQNEITKAYYELRNTYSDKILKKSADKLTNKELKKVREAYPFALIEVVTK; encoded by the coding sequence ATGAGACATTCAAAATTAATGCCCGAAGTAAATGCAGGCTCTATGGCAGATATTGCATTTTTATTGCTCATTTTCTTTTTAGTTACTGCAACCATTTCTTCTGATGAAGGGATTAATAGAGTTTTACCCGAAGCGTGTCCACCTGGAATAGATTGTATCAGTTCTGTTAACGAAAATAATATGTTACGCATTGTAATTAATAATGAGGATGAAATAATGGTTGGAAAAGAGATCATTTCCATTGAAGCTTTAAAAGATATTACCAAAAACTTTATTGATAATAATGCTGATGGAAGTTGCACATACTGCACTGGAGAAAAAACTTTGAATGCGTCAAAAAATCCAAAAGAAGCTGTTATTTCTTTAGAAAACGGAAAACAAACATCTTACAAACAGTTTATTCTTGTTCAAAATGAAATAACAAAAGCATATTACGAACTAAGAAACACTTATTCTGATAAAATACTCAAAAAATCTGCAGATAAATTAACGAATAAAGAATTAAAAAAAGTGAGAGAAGCATATCCTTTTGCACTTATAGAAGTGGTAACAAAATAA
- the mgrA gene encoding L-glyceraldehyde 3-phosphate reductase, whose translation MQINDKSGVKEYLASSQRYESMTYNRTGKSGVLLPAISLGLWHNFGFVDNIQNGREVLRCAFDLGITHFDLANNYGPPFGSAEENFGTIFKKDFKNYRDELFIASKAGYDMWPGPYGNFGSRKYLISSIDQSLKRMGLDYVDIFYHHRPDPDTPLEETMGALADMVRQGKALYIGISNYQPKETQEAAAILKRLDVPFILHQARYSMLDRWVEDGLLNALNQNGVGCIAFSPLAQGMLTDKYLKGIPKDSRAAKDLTYLNVDTVTSNLEKVQLLNEIAQERGQKLSQMAIAWILRQPQVASVLIGASSTNQLKENVKALDNLSFSEDELKLIDKIVY comes from the coding sequence ATGCAAATTAACGATAAATCTGGAGTCAAAGAGTATTTAGCAAGTTCGCAACGCTATGAAAGTATGACCTACAATAGAACAGGAAAAAGCGGTGTTCTTTTGCCCGCTATTTCACTTGGTTTATGGCATAACTTTGGGTTTGTTGATAACATACAAAATGGTAGAGAGGTATTAAGATGTGCATTCGATTTAGGCATTACTCATTTTGATTTAGCAAATAATTATGGCCCTCCATTTGGTTCTGCGGAAGAAAATTTCGGAACTATTTTTAAAAAGGATTTCAAAAATTATAGAGATGAATTATTTATAGCCAGTAAAGCTGGTTATGATATGTGGCCAGGGCCTTATGGCAATTTTGGTTCTAGAAAATATTTAATTTCAAGCATAGACCAAAGTTTGAAGCGTATGGGATTGGATTATGTTGATATCTTTTATCATCACAGACCAGACCCCGATACACCTTTAGAGGAAACCATGGGCGCTTTAGCTGATATGGTTCGCCAAGGAAAAGCTTTGTATATCGGTATTTCCAATTATCAACCTAAAGAAACCCAAGAAGCTGCTGCTATTTTAAAACGTTTAGATGTCCCATTTATATTACACCAGGCACGTTATTCTATGTTGGATCGTTGGGTTGAAGATGGTCTTTTAAATGCTTTAAACCAAAACGGTGTGGGCTGCATCGCCTTTTCACCTTTAGCACAAGGGATGCTTACTGATAAATATTTAAAAGGTATTCCTAAAGATTCTAGAGCTGCTAAAGATTTAACCTATTTGAATGTAGATACTGTAACTAGTAATCTAGAAAAAGTACAGCTTTTAAATGAGATCGCACAAGAACGTGGTCAAAAATTATCACAGATGGCGATTGCTTGGATTTTAAGACAGCCGCAAGTAGCATCGGTTTTAATTGGCGCCAGTTCTACTAATCAACTTAAAGAAAATGTAAAAGCTTTAGATAACTTGAGTTTTTCTGAGGACGAATTGAAGTTGATTGATAAGATCGTATATTAA